GTCCGCCACGCTGGCCGGCCAAAAGGCGATGACCGCCTTGACCACCCGCACCGCCACCGCCGACTGGGTGCGGCTGTTGGCCGAACGGCCCGCGGTGGGCCCAAGCGTGGGCGCCTTTCCCGCGTTCTGCTGCATCCCCGGCGGCGTGCCGATCAATGTGGAAGGCCAGGTCATCGGGGCCGTGGGCGTCAGCGGGGGGACCTTCGACCAGGACCAGGCGATCGCCGAGGCGGCTGCGGCCCACGCTGCCCAGTCCATCGCGGTCGAGCGGACCGTGTCGCTGTAACCGCCAAGGAA
The sequence above is drawn from the Bifidobacteriaceae bacterium genome and encodes:
- a CDS encoding heme-binding protein, which translates into the protein MTSIPSLDYRAARAAADHAAAAALDAGLGMTVVVVDAAGLERVRLRLDGGSIASATLAGQKAMTALTTRTATADWVRLLAERPAVGPSVGAFPAFCCIPGGVPINVEGQVIGAVGVSGGTFDQDQAIAEAAAAHAAQSIAVERTVSL